One Fontisphaera persica DNA window includes the following coding sequences:
- a CDS encoding dihydroxy-acid dehydratase, with protein sequence MRSDIVKKGAERAPHRSLLRATGVIESEEDFNKPFIAIANSYTDCIPGHAHLNEVGMLLKRLVRAAGGVPFLFNTIGVDDGIAMGHSGMLYSLPSRELIADCVETMIKAHCFDGMICVPNCDKIVPGMLMATMRLNIPTLFVSGGPMAAGIAEMQATHADVAAHLQPAAKKADLISVFKGVGELQAGKISEEQLKKLEQLACPTCGSCSGMFTANSMNCLCEALGMALPGNGTILAVSKEREALYERAARQIMYLVEKDIKPRDIATLEAFDNALMLDVAMGGSTNTILHTLAIAREAGIPYDIKRIDDISRRIPCLCKVSPSSDYHIQDVQRAGGIHTILGELKRMGALNLNCLTVTGKTIGQNIDEWDVRSERCTPWAKAARVSGASAIVVDPNDKLGPAARTASGNLAPKPMLFHAAEPLAITLWRWAAAWNAGDLEALLALCAEKTTLKLPDKHTRKGLADLRSYWEQQYQEARGLVRAELGDYRGEPVVILWKYEKGSNRTMAGFLRGRSLKNWVLTRIEWDANPKHLAKVTSSGLMPYDPAFRFNPQDCIRTKETAYSPEGGLAILYGQLAPEGSVVKTAGISDGFKAQCGPAFVFEGPCVIFESQEEACAGILGGKVKPGDVVIIRNEGPRGGPGMQEMLSPTSYIVGMGLGDKVALITDGRFSGGTAGACIGHVSPEAAEGGPIGLLKPGDRIRIDFPNRRMDILVPEAELAERKRQWQPTQRPLSGWLARYRKMVTNASQGGILVS encoded by the coding sequence ATGCGTTCTGACATTGTTAAAAAGGGCGCCGAGCGCGCACCGCATCGCAGCCTCCTGCGCGCCACGGGCGTGATTGAGTCGGAGGAAGATTTTAACAAGCCCTTCATTGCCATTGCCAATTCCTACACCGATTGCATTCCCGGCCATGCGCATTTGAACGAGGTGGGGATGCTGCTCAAGCGCCTGGTGCGCGCCGCGGGCGGGGTGCCGTTCCTGTTCAACACCATCGGCGTGGACGACGGTATCGCCATGGGTCACAGCGGCATGCTCTATTCCCTGCCCTCCCGCGAGCTGATCGCGGACTGCGTGGAAACCATGATCAAGGCGCACTGTTTTGATGGCATGATTTGCGTGCCCAACTGCGACAAAATCGTGCCGGGCATGCTCATGGCCACCATGCGCCTCAACATCCCCACCCTCTTTGTCAGCGGCGGCCCCATGGCGGCCGGTATTGCGGAAATGCAGGCCACCCACGCCGATGTGGCTGCACATTTGCAACCTGCCGCCAAAAAGGCCGACCTCATCTCCGTATTCAAAGGAGTGGGCGAATTGCAAGCCGGCAAAATCTCGGAAGAACAGTTGAAGAAACTGGAGCAACTGGCCTGCCCCACCTGTGGCTCCTGCTCCGGCATGTTCACCGCCAACTCCATGAACTGCCTCTGCGAGGCCCTGGGCATGGCCCTGCCCGGCAACGGCACCATTCTGGCGGTGAGCAAGGAACGCGAGGCCCTCTACGAGCGCGCCGCCCGGCAAATCATGTATCTGGTGGAAAAAGACATCAAACCGCGCGACATCGCCACGCTGGAGGCCTTCGACAACGCCCTCATGCTCGATGTGGCCATGGGTGGCTCCACCAACACCATCTTGCACACGCTGGCCATCGCCCGCGAAGCCGGCATCCCTTACGACATCAAGCGCATTGACGATATCTCCCGGCGCATCCCCTGCCTCTGCAAGGTTAGTCCTTCCTCGGATTACCATATCCAGGACGTCCAGCGCGCCGGCGGCATCCATACCATCCTGGGTGAACTCAAACGCATGGGGGCCCTCAACCTCAATTGCCTGACGGTGACCGGCAAAACCATCGGCCAGAACATTGATGAATGGGACGTCCGCTCCGAGCGCTGCACCCCTTGGGCCAAAGCGGCCCGCGTCAGCGGCGCTTCTGCCATTGTGGTGGACCCCAACGACAAACTAGGCCCAGCCGCCCGCACCGCTTCCGGCAACCTGGCGCCCAAGCCGATGCTCTTTCATGCCGCCGAGCCGCTGGCCATTACTCTGTGGCGCTGGGCCGCCGCATGGAACGCGGGGGACCTGGAGGCGCTGCTGGCGTTGTGCGCGGAAAAGACCACCCTCAAATTGCCCGACAAACATACGCGCAAAGGATTGGCCGACCTGCGGAGTTATTGGGAGCAGCAGTACCAGGAAGCCCGCGGCCTCGTGCGCGCCGAATTGGGCGACTATCGTGGCGAGCCGGTCGTCATTTTGTGGAAATACGAAAAAGGAAGCAACCGGACAATGGCCGGTTTCCTGCGCGGGCGCAGCCTGAAGAACTGGGTGCTCACCCGCATCGAATGGGATGCCAACCCCAAACATCTGGCCAAAGTCACCAGCAGCGGATTAATGCCTTATGACCCGGCCTTCCGTTTCAATCCTCAGGATTGCATCCGCACCAAAGAGACCGCCTATTCACCGGAGGGGGGCCTGGCCATTCTTTACGGCCAACTCGCGCCGGAAGGCAGCGTGGTGAAAACCGCCGGCATCAGCGATGGCTTCAAGGCCCAATGTGGGCCGGCCTTTGTCTTCGAGGGGCCTTGCGTGATTTTTGAGAGCCAGGAGGAAGCCTGCGCGGGCATCCTGGGCGGCAAGGTCAAGCCCGGTGATGTCGTCATCATCCGCAACGAAGGTCCGCGCGGTGGCCCTGGCATGCAGGAAATGCTTTCCCCCACCAGTTATATTGTAGGCATGGGTCTGGGCGATAAAGTGGCCCTCATCACCGATGGGCGCTTCAGCGGGGGCACCGCCGGCGCCTGCATTGGGCATGTCTCCCCCGAAGCCGCAGAAGGCGGCCCCATCGGCTTGCTCAAACCGGGGGACCGCATCCGGATTGATTTCCCTAACCGCCGGATGGATATCCTGGTGCCCGAAGCTGAACTGGCCGAGCGCAAACGCCAATGGCAGCCCACGCAGCGCCCGCTTTCCGGCTGGCTGGCCCGTTACCGCAAAATGGTCACCAACGCCAGCCAGGGTGGGATATTGGTATCCTAA
- a CDS encoding elongation factor G, with translation MKSYQTADLRNVAIMGHASCGKTMLTECMALCGGVINRLGSVTNGSTLSDYRDEEQARQISVQTSMVVVEWQGKKINLLDTPGYLDFIGESLSAARVADLALVVIHANHGIGVGTGKVWDYTTQFNTPRLIVVNAVDKENVDWEALLASLRARFGAAVTPITVPVKTGPGCNQILDVITKEILTGKTDQSGKYDAAPATGDWKARADELHNALLEKVAESDDKLLEKFFEQGGLSEEEMRTGLAAGLAKQTLIPVFSTCAETNQGVSRLLDFIAQYGPSPAAKPKVIAQGQNGDVEVALTDPEPCLYVFKTSVEAQFGELAYFKVYSGQLGVGADLYNPDKQAAERIGQIYLLNGKNRIPVDSLNAGDIGAVVKLRDTRANQTLCSPKRILTLPKVTYPKPNIHAALVLKSKGDEDKVAQGLAALHHEDPTFLYNVDAELHQTVMSAQGELHLDVMAQRLKSRYKIDLELTQPRIPYRETIKAKGDSKYRHKKQTGGAGQFAEVWMRIEPKQRDTGVEFINSLVGQNVDRVFVPSVEKGVRKACAEGILAGYKVVDVLVDFYDGKMHPVDSKDIAFQIAGYFAFKEAFEKARPCLLEPINNVEIRIPEDCMGNVMGDLSSRRGKILGMDSDGTFQIIRAQVPAREMYRYSSSLRSLTGGRGIHTEEFSHYEEMPRELEQQVIEEAKKRKADAEKQGE, from the coding sequence ATGAAAAGTTATCAAACGGCAGACCTTCGGAATGTGGCGATTATGGGCCATGCCTCCTGCGGCAAAACCATGCTGACGGAGTGCATGGCCTTGTGCGGTGGTGTAATCAACCGGCTGGGCAGCGTGACCAATGGCTCCACGCTTTCCGATTATCGGGATGAAGAGCAGGCCCGGCAAATTTCCGTGCAAACCTCGATGGTCGTGGTGGAGTGGCAGGGCAAAAAGATCAACCTGCTCGACACCCCCGGTTATTTGGATTTCATCGGTGAAAGCCTTTCCGCCGCCCGCGTGGCCGACCTGGCCCTGGTGGTCATCCATGCCAATCACGGCATCGGGGTGGGCACGGGCAAGGTCTGGGATTACACCACCCAGTTCAACACCCCCCGCTTGATTGTGGTCAACGCGGTGGACAAGGAAAACGTGGATTGGGAGGCCCTGCTGGCCAGTCTGCGCGCGCGCTTTGGCGCCGCCGTGACACCCATCACGGTGCCCGTTAAAACCGGCCCCGGCTGCAATCAAATTCTCGATGTCATCACCAAGGAAATCCTCACCGGCAAAACAGACCAATCGGGCAAATACGACGCGGCCCCCGCCACCGGTGATTGGAAAGCCAGAGCCGATGAATTGCACAACGCACTGTTGGAAAAAGTGGCCGAGTCCGACGACAAGCTCCTGGAGAAATTCTTCGAGCAGGGCGGTCTGTCCGAGGAGGAGATGCGCACCGGCCTGGCGGCCGGGCTGGCCAAACAAACGTTGATTCCGGTGTTCAGCACCTGCGCGGAAACCAACCAGGGCGTCAGCCGCCTGCTGGATTTCATCGCTCAATACGGCCCCTCCCCGGCGGCCAAACCCAAAGTCATTGCCCAAGGGCAAAACGGAGATGTGGAAGTGGCTCTTACCGACCCTGAACCCTGCCTCTACGTGTTCAAGACCAGTGTCGAGGCGCAGTTTGGCGAACTGGCCTACTTCAAGGTGTACTCCGGCCAGTTGGGAGTGGGCGCGGACCTGTACAACCCGGACAAACAAGCGGCGGAACGCATTGGCCAGATTTATCTGCTCAATGGCAAAAACCGCATTCCGGTGGATTCACTGAATGCCGGTGACATTGGCGCGGTGGTCAAACTGCGCGACACCCGGGCCAACCAAACCTTGTGCAGTCCCAAGCGCATTCTCACCCTGCCCAAGGTCACTTATCCCAAGCCCAACATCCACGCAGCGCTGGTGCTCAAGAGCAAGGGCGACGAAGACAAAGTGGCCCAGGGCCTGGCGGCGCTGCATCACGAAGACCCCACCTTCCTTTACAATGTGGACGCCGAGCTGCATCAAACCGTGATGTCCGCCCAGGGCGAGTTGCACCTGGACGTCATGGCCCAGCGCCTCAAGTCCCGTTACAAGATTGATTTGGAGCTCACGCAACCGCGCATCCCCTACCGCGAAACCATCAAGGCCAAAGGCGATTCCAAATACCGCCACAAGAAACAAACCGGCGGCGCCGGCCAGTTTGCCGAAGTCTGGATGCGCATTGAGCCGAAACAGCGCGATACCGGCGTCGAGTTCATCAACTCCCTCGTCGGCCAGAACGTGGACCGCGTTTTCGTGCCTTCCGTGGAAAAAGGCGTTCGCAAGGCCTGTGCCGAGGGCATCCTGGCGGGGTACAAAGTCGTGGATGTGCTGGTGGATTTCTATGATGGCAAGATGCACCCGGTGGACTCCAAGGACATCGCCTTCCAGATTGCCGGTTATTTTGCCTTCAAGGAAGCCTTTGAAAAAGCGCGTCCCTGCCTCCTGGAGCCGATCAACAACGTGGAAATCCGCATCCCGGAAGACTGCATGGGCAACGTCATGGGCGACCTCTCCAGCCGCCGGGGCAAGATTCTGGGCATGGATTCCGATGGAACCTTCCAGATTATCCGCGCCCAGGTGCCGGCGCGCGAAATGTACCGCTACTCCAGCAGCCTCCGCTCGCTCACCGGCGGCCGTGGTATTCATACCGAGGAATTCAGTCACTATGAGGAAATGCCGCGCGAGCTGGAACAGCAGGTGATTGAAGAGGCGAAAAAACGGAAGGCTGACGCGGAAAAACAAGGCGAGTAA
- a CDS encoding DegT/DnrJ/EryC1/StrS family aminotransferase: MMNVPFLNLAAQYAALKDELLPAVERALASGHYILGPNVAALENEIAALTGARFGVGVNSGSDALTLALRALEIGPGDEVITTPFTYIAPAESIHQMGARIVFADIDPRTFNLDPQDVARRITPRTRAIIAVHLFGQAAPLEPLMELCRAHRLHLIEDCAQAIGAEYHGKPVGSWGIMGCFSFYPTKNLGADGDGGMIVTQDEALNRRLRMLRVHGIEKRYYHDLHGYNSRLDELQAAILRVKLRHLADWNARRAAIAACYDAGLRDLPLQLPFTLEGNRHVYHVYAVLSDQRDALHQHLAEHGVPCIIYYPRPLHLQKVYADCGWKEGDYPVAENISHRILPLPMYPELTDAQVDYVITTIRQFFRPA; the protein is encoded by the coding sequence ATGATGAATGTGCCTTTTTTGAATTTGGCGGCCCAATACGCTGCGCTCAAAGACGAGTTGCTGCCCGCCGTGGAGCGGGCCCTGGCCAGCGGCCATTACATCTTGGGGCCCAATGTGGCGGCGCTGGAAAATGAAATCGCCGCCCTCACCGGCGCCCGCTTTGGGGTGGGTGTTAATTCTGGCTCGGATGCCCTCACGTTGGCGCTGCGCGCCCTGGAAATCGGGCCGGGGGATGAGGTCATCACCACGCCATTCACCTACATTGCGCCCGCCGAGTCCATCCATCAAATGGGCGCGCGCATCGTGTTTGCGGATATTGACCCCCGCACCTTCAACTTAGACCCCCAGGATGTGGCCCGTCGCATCACGCCCCGCACCCGGGCCATCATTGCGGTACACTTGTTTGGCCAGGCCGCCCCTTTGGAGCCGCTCATGGAGCTCTGCCGCGCTCACCGGCTGCATCTCATTGAAGATTGCGCGCAGGCCATTGGCGCCGAGTACCACGGCAAACCAGTCGGCAGTTGGGGAATCATGGGATGCTTCAGTTTTTATCCCACCAAAAACCTGGGGGCGGATGGTGATGGCGGCATGATTGTAACGCAGGACGAAGCCCTGAATCGGCGGCTGCGCATGTTGCGCGTGCATGGCATTGAAAAGCGTTATTATCACGATTTGCACGGCTACAACTCGCGGCTGGATGAACTGCAAGCCGCCATTCTCCGGGTGAAATTACGGCATTTGGCAGATTGGAATGCCCGGCGGGCCGCCATCGCCGCCTGTTACGATGCCGGGCTTCGCGATTTGCCATTGCAGTTACCCTTCACCCTGGAAGGCAACCGGCACGTGTACCATGTGTACGCAGTGCTCAGTGACCAGCGCGATGCCCTGCATCAACATCTGGCCGAGCACGGTGTCCCCTGCATCATCTATTACCCCCGCCCCCTGCACCTCCAAAAGGTGTACGCTGATTGCGGCTGGAAGGAAGGCGACTACCCCGTCGCCGAAAACATCTCCCACCGCATCCTGCCCCTGCCCATGTATCCTGAACTTACCGATGCGCAAGTGGATTACGTGATTACCACCATCCGGCAGTTCTTCCGGCCGGCCTGA